From one Formosa sediminum genomic stretch:
- a CDS encoding WapI family immunity protein gives MIFKGINNQTVEFRITNYQFPEITDCEYDSNWLLVYLKVKSDCGNWETVDPSLLVRDLKDIIEWFEQLSNNIETDTDSLVFMEPNLEFELTKKFADKKRIRITFDLESRHPNAKDDEEFYVDCEFNNEELKQIASELKNEAELYPERALTNRKKSYIDVFKNLGKSLFN, from the coding sequence ATGATATTTAAAGGAATAAATAACCAAACAGTTGAATTTAGGATAACCAATTATCAGTTTCCTGAAATAACTGATTGTGAATATGATTCAAATTGGTTGTTGGTTTATTTAAAAGTAAAAAGTGATTGCGGAAATTGGGAAACTGTTGACCCTTCGCTTTTGGTTAGAGATTTAAAAGACATTATTGAATGGTTTGAGCAACTTTCGAATAACATAGAAACAGATACTGATTCACTTGTGTTTATGGAACCAAATTTGGAATTTGAACTAACTAAAAAATTTGCGGATAAAAAACGGATAAGAATAACGTTTGATTTAGAATCTCGCCATCCGAATGCCAAAGATGACGAAGAATTTTATGTGGATTGTGAATTTAATAATGAGGAATTAAAACAAATTGCATCTGAATTGAAAAACGAAGCGGAATTATATCCAGAACGAGCCTTAACGAATAGAAAAAAATCATATATTGATGTGTTTAAAAATTTAGGTAAATCTTTATTCAATTGA
- a CDS encoding DEAD/DEAH box helicase has translation MQKQVFEKCHIINELLISEKDNEARQELIKLLDYHNTNELNYNPLVNHLIRETGLFPYLDPETSNWEERFIYDAFKVDVGEQVPLTLHREQSLLLKKLLEGRNIAVSAPTSFGKSFVIDAYIKLKKPNNVLIIVPTLALTDETRRRLYKKFADEYKIITTSDVTLSEKNIFIFPQERALNYINIVNEFDIMIIDEFYKAGYKFDKERSPSLVRAMIKLGEKAKQKYYLAPNISSIDDNPLTEDMEFHRMDFNTVFLEKHELYNEIENNDTAQKSKVLLDILEKNNTKSLIYAGTYSNIESLTNLFQSTYSELDNNLLTMFSNWLVKNYDFNWSLTKLIKRGVGVHNGRLHRSLSQIQVRLFEEDKGINNLISTSSIIEGVNTSAENVIIWRNRKGAAKLDDFTYKNIIGRGGRMFKHFIGKIYILEKPPEQAQTQLDIPFPNEIIGDLDAEQYGGLLTKEQLALLKSHQEEMTSIMGFQVYEKLKSESAFQSSNSDLIKKIAIDLKTNPDEWNGLYHLNEFKPKNWDRLLYKIINLQPGNWEAKNKTFVEFIKTIARNWSKSIPELLNELEDYDVGIDEFFKLERNVTYKFSSLLKDVNALQKEILVGKGYDISKFIGYCSQAFLPKVVFQLEEYGLPRMISKKFQKSKIIDFYDSELTIHKAIEEFNEIGQEQIVRKTEGLDEFDKYILDYFFDGIKITNAQQRI, from the coding sequence ATGCAAAAACAAGTTTTCGAAAAATGTCATATAATAAACGAACTTTTAATATCTGAAAAAGACAATGAAGCTAGACAAGAATTAATCAAATTATTAGATTATCATAATACTAATGAATTAAATTATAATCCTTTAGTAAATCATTTAATAAGAGAAACAGGTCTTTTCCCATATTTAGACCCAGAAACATCAAATTGGGAAGAACGATTTATCTATGATGCCTTTAAAGTAGATGTCGGAGAACAAGTTCCTTTAACTCTACATAGAGAACAATCATTACTATTAAAAAAGCTCTTAGAAGGACGTAACATTGCTGTTAGTGCTCCAACAAGTTTTGGAAAAAGTTTTGTTATTGATGCTTATATTAAGTTAAAGAAACCAAATAATGTTTTAATAATTGTACCAACTCTAGCCTTAACTGACGAAACAAGAAGGCGTTTATATAAAAAATTTGCTGATGAATATAAAATAATTACAACTTCAGATGTAACACTCTCTGAAAAAAACATTTTTATTTTCCCACAAGAAAGAGCTTTGAATTATATCAATATTGTCAATGAATTTGACATTATGATTATTGACGAATTTTATAAAGCTGGTTATAAGTTTGATAAAGAAAGGTCTCCTAGCCTAGTTCGAGCAATGATTAAATTAGGCGAAAAAGCAAAACAAAAATATTATTTGGCTCCAAATATTTCAAGTATAGATGACAATCCATTAACAGAAGATATGGAGTTTCATAGAATGGATTTTAATACAGTTTTCCTTGAAAAACACGAATTATATAATGAAATAGAAAATAATGACACTGCCCAAAAGAGTAAAGTCTTACTCGATATTTTAGAAAAAAATAATACTAAATCACTTATTTATGCAGGGACTTATTCAAACATTGAAAGTCTAACTAACCTATTTCAATCTACTTATTCAGAATTAGATAACAATTTACTTACAATGTTTTCTAATTGGCTTGTAAAAAATTATGACTTTAATTGGAGTCTTACTAAATTAATAAAAAGAGGTGTTGGAGTTCATAATGGACGACTACATCGTTCACTAAGCCAAATACAGGTAAGATTATTTGAAGAAGATAAAGGAATCAATAACTTAATTTCAACTTCCTCAATTATTGAAGGAGTAAATACATCTGCTGAAAATGTAATTATTTGGAGAAATAGAAAAGGAGCTGCAAAACTTGATGACTTCACCTATAAAAATATTATTGGTAGAGGAGGTCGAATGTTCAAACATTTTATTGGTAAAATTTACATTTTAGAAAAACCACCTGAACAAGCTCAAACTCAATTAGACATTCCTTTTCCAAATGAAATTATTGGGGATTTAGATGCAGAACAATATGGAGGTTTATTAACTAAAGAACAACTAGCTTTATTAAAGTCGCACCAAGAAGAAATGACCTCAATAATGGGTTTTCAAGTTTATGAAAAGTTGAAGAGTGAATCGGCTTTTCAATCAAGTAATTCAGACTTAATAAAAAAAATTGCAATTGACCTAAAAACAAATCCAGATGAATGGAATGGCTTATATCATTTAAATGAATTTAAGCCAAAAAACTGGGATAGGTTGCTTTATAAAATTATAAATCTTCAACCAGGTAACTGGGAAGCGAAAAACAAAACATTTGTTGAGTTCATAAAAACAATCGCTCGTAATTGGAGTAAATCAATCCCAGAGTTACTTAATGAATTAGAAGATTATGATGTTGGAATAGATGAATTTTTTAAATTAGAAAGAAATGTAACTTACAAATTTTCTTCACTTTTAAAAGATGTTAATGCGTTACAAAAAGAAATATTAGTTGGAAAAGGATATGACATTTCTAAGTTTATTGGTTATTGTTCACAAGCATTCCTACCAAAAGTTGTTTTTCAATTAGAAGAATATGGTTTACCTAGAATGATTTCTAAAAAGTTTCAAAAATCGAAAATTATTGATTTCTATGATAGCGAATTAACTATTCATAAGGCAATTGAAGAATTTAACGAAATTGGTCAAGAACAAATAGTTAGAAAAACAGAAGGACTAGATGAGTTTGATAAATATATTTTAGATTACTTTTTTGATGGAATAAAAATAACGAACGCCCAACAACGTATATAA